A portion of the Acipenser ruthenus chromosome 38, fAciRut3.2 maternal haplotype, whole genome shotgun sequence genome contains these proteins:
- the LOC117964787 gene encoding sialic acid-binding Ig-like lectin 5 isoform X2 encodes MDSTRRYRLSCCLLQGIVLSVVCDAWTVEVPKKISALQDSCVVIPCSFSYSSNPPQSFIAVWYQYASRGYPVVYDGRNPSGVIDKFRGRTDLVGDVSGRDCSLKINNITRNDNGEKLYPWIDPDHISYRIYTFYDKTVELAVTDDADSPEISVLGTAVNGSSVRVTCSTVHTCPASPPNFIWSYAGDSVSSHHEHQSNGRWKSTSVLSLTTSRNDDGREMTCKVEHPGGKTASSITLYAPKDVTVFLANRAIKEGTAVILKCVSDGNPEPQHYQWFQTRGRKTIDLNNDTQLLEISNVRRDSVYSCTAHNGLGNKKSEPVTLPVEYAPEIDADSHCTLRGGAVTCNCRAVAKPPASISWNIHGTSSRETLNSSSTVNGNVVTGVLTGSLASQVNISCSAANIHGDTSYHLPFVTDNIKVYGSAAAIGILVMIIIIAVIIFKKRQQKQDTNSPVHQTLGLSEYKKESLAQQDAALYVEQNTRKNTAYEFRPEDQPRHQAEKTKKNEENWQDDYMLPDSREDATDEAIYENNCQFPLMEEEIQNSPDEAIYTNM; translated from the exons ATGGACTCAACCAGGAGATACCGTCTCTCCTGCTGTCTTTTACAAG GTATTGTTCTAAGTGTAGTTTGTGATGCCTGGACTGTGGAAGTTCCAAAGAAGATCTCAGCATTGCAAGACTCCTGTGTGGTCATTCCATGCAGTTTCTCTTATTCTTCTAATCCACCCCAGTCTTTCATAGCAGTTTGGTACCAGTATGCAAGCAGGGGCTACCCAGTGGTTTATGATGGCAGGAATCCCAGCGGTGTCATTGACAAGTTCAGAGGACGTACGGATTTGGTTGGTGATGTGAGTGGCAGGGATTGTAGTCTGAAAATCAACAATATAACCAGGAATGACAACGGAGAAAAACTGTATCCATGGATTGATCCAGATCATATTTCTTACAGAATTTACACATTTTATGATAAAACTGTGGAGCTCGCTGTTACAG ACGATGCAGATTCCCCTGAGATTTCAGTGCTTGGCACAGCGGTCAATGGCAGTTCTGTTAGGGTCACCTGTAGCACTGTCCACACTTGCCCAGCCTCCCCACCTAATTTTATCTGGAGCTACGCTGGTGATTCAGTCTCTTCCCATCATGAACATCAATCCAATGGTCGTTGGAAATCCACTTCAGTTTTGTCATTGACGACGTCACGCAATGACGACGGCAGAGAGATGACTTGTAAAGTTGAACACCCAGGAGGGAAGACCGCAAGCAGCATCACATTAT atgcTCCCAAGGATGTTACTGTTTTCTTGGCTAACAGAGCCATAAAAGAAGGAACCGctgttattttaaagtgtgtaaGTGATGGAAACCCAGAGCCCCAACACTACCAGTGGTTTCAAACCCGAGGGAGGAAGACCATTGACTTAAACAATGATACACAGCTTTTAGAAATTTCAAATGTAAGACGAGACAGTGTCTACAGCTGCACGGCACACAATGGTCTTGGGAACAAGAAGTCAGAGCCTGTGACTCTTCCTGTCGAGT ATGCTCCAGAAATTGACGCTGACTCCCACTGCACTCTCCGAGGAGGAGCAGTCACGTGCAACTGCCGTGCTGTCGCCAAACCTCCAGCTTCCATCAGCTGGAACATTCATGGAACTTCAAGCAGAGAGACTTTGAACAGTTCCAGTACAGTCAATGGAAATGTGGTGACTGGCGTTCTGACAGGGAGTCTGGCATCTCAGGTTAACATCTCCTGCTCTGCTGCTAACATACATGGGGATACATCCTACCATCTACCCTTCGTCACAG atAATATCAAAGTGTATGGATCTGCTGCAGCTATTGGTATTTTGGTTATGATCATAATAATTGCAGTTATCATATTCAAGAAGCGACAGCAAAA GCAAGACACGAACAGCCCGGTTCACCAAACCCTGGGTTTATCGGAATATAAGAAAGAAAGTTTAGCGCAGCAAGATGCCGCTTTATATGTCGAACAGAATACGCGCAAGAACACAGCGTATGAGTTCAGGCCAGAAGATCAGCCCcgtcatcaagcagaaaaaacgAAGAAAAACGAAGAAAACTGGCAGGACGATTATATGCTTCCGGACTCGAGGGAGGACGCAACGGATGAAGCGATTTATGAAAATAACTGCCAGTTTCCACTAATGGAAGAG
- the LOC117964787 gene encoding sialic acid-binding Ig-like lectin 5 isoform X1 has product MDSTRRYRLSCCLLQGIVLSVVCDAWTVEVPKKISALQDSCVVIPCSFSYSSNPPQSFIAVWYQYASRGYPVVYDGRNPSGVIDKFRGRTDLVGDVSGRDCSLKINNITRNDNGEKLYPWIDPDHISYRIYTFYDKTVELAVTDDADSPEISVLGTAVNGSSVRVTCSTVHTCPASPPNFIWSYAGDSVSSHHEHQSNGRWKSTSVLSLTTSRNDDGREMTCKVEHPGGKTASSITLYAPKDVTVFLANRAIKEGTAVILKCVSDGNPEPQHYQWFQTRGRKTIDLNNDTQLLEISNVRRDSVYSCTAHNGLGNKKSEPVTLPVEYAPEIDADSHCTLRGGAVTCNCRAVAKPPASISWNIHGTSSRETLNSSSTVNGNVVTGVLTGSLASQVNISCSAANIHGDTSYHLPFVTGNDTFIYTRNASLSIIQDNIKVYGSAAAIGILVMIIIIAVIIFKKRQQKQDTNSPVHQTLGLSEYKKESLAQQDAALYVEQNTRKNTAYEFRPEDQPRHQAEKTKKNEENWQDDYMLPDSREDATDEAIYENNCQFPLMEEEIQNSPDEAIYTNM; this is encoded by the exons ATGGACTCAACCAGGAGATACCGTCTCTCCTGCTGTCTTTTACAAG GTATTGTTCTAAGTGTAGTTTGTGATGCCTGGACTGTGGAAGTTCCAAAGAAGATCTCAGCATTGCAAGACTCCTGTGTGGTCATTCCATGCAGTTTCTCTTATTCTTCTAATCCACCCCAGTCTTTCATAGCAGTTTGGTACCAGTATGCAAGCAGGGGCTACCCAGTGGTTTATGATGGCAGGAATCCCAGCGGTGTCATTGACAAGTTCAGAGGACGTACGGATTTGGTTGGTGATGTGAGTGGCAGGGATTGTAGTCTGAAAATCAACAATATAACCAGGAATGACAACGGAGAAAAACTGTATCCATGGATTGATCCAGATCATATTTCTTACAGAATTTACACATTTTATGATAAAACTGTGGAGCTCGCTGTTACAG ACGATGCAGATTCCCCTGAGATTTCAGTGCTTGGCACAGCGGTCAATGGCAGTTCTGTTAGGGTCACCTGTAGCACTGTCCACACTTGCCCAGCCTCCCCACCTAATTTTATCTGGAGCTACGCTGGTGATTCAGTCTCTTCCCATCATGAACATCAATCCAATGGTCGTTGGAAATCCACTTCAGTTTTGTCATTGACGACGTCACGCAATGACGACGGCAGAGAGATGACTTGTAAAGTTGAACACCCAGGAGGGAAGACCGCAAGCAGCATCACATTAT atgcTCCCAAGGATGTTACTGTTTTCTTGGCTAACAGAGCCATAAAAGAAGGAACCGctgttattttaaagtgtgtaaGTGATGGAAACCCAGAGCCCCAACACTACCAGTGGTTTCAAACCCGAGGGAGGAAGACCATTGACTTAAACAATGATACACAGCTTTTAGAAATTTCAAATGTAAGACGAGACAGTGTCTACAGCTGCACGGCACACAATGGTCTTGGGAACAAGAAGTCAGAGCCTGTGACTCTTCCTGTCGAGT ATGCTCCAGAAATTGACGCTGACTCCCACTGCACTCTCCGAGGAGGAGCAGTCACGTGCAACTGCCGTGCTGTCGCCAAACCTCCAGCTTCCATCAGCTGGAACATTCATGGAACTTCAAGCAGAGAGACTTTGAACAGTTCCAGTACAGTCAATGGAAATGTGGTGACTGGCGTTCTGACAGGGAGTCTGGCATCTCAGGTTAACATCTCCTGCTCTGCTGCTAACATACATGGGGATACATCCTACCATCTACCCTTCGTCACAGGCAATGACACTTTTATCTATACAAGGAATGCATCACTGTCTATCATCCAAG atAATATCAAAGTGTATGGATCTGCTGCAGCTATTGGTATTTTGGTTATGATCATAATAATTGCAGTTATCATATTCAAGAAGCGACAGCAAAA GCAAGACACGAACAGCCCGGTTCACCAAACCCTGGGTTTATCGGAATATAAGAAAGAAAGTTTAGCGCAGCAAGATGCCGCTTTATATGTCGAACAGAATACGCGCAAGAACACAGCGTATGAGTTCAGGCCAGAAGATCAGCCCcgtcatcaagcagaaaaaacgAAGAAAAACGAAGAAAACTGGCAGGACGATTATATGCTTCCGGACTCGAGGGAGGACGCAACGGATGAAGCGATTTATGAAAATAACTGCCAGTTTCCACTAATGGAAGAG